The nucleotide window GGCGCAGCTGGCCCCGCTTCTCCCAAAATTCGGCCGCACCGGCTCGCTGCGCTGCTCCTGCCACGAATACCGGATGCTAGCCCAGGGCCACGCTGATTTCCTGCTCTCGGCCACGCTCAACCCATGGGACCACGCGGCCGGCGTGCTGATCGTTCAGTGCGCAGGCGGCGTGGTGCGCATGCTCGACGGGCGCGACTACAACGCCGGCATCGCCACCGGCTACCTGCTTGCCGCCCCCGACGAGGCCAGCTGGCAGAAGCTCCACGCGGTGCTCAACCCGCGGCTCGACCCGGCAGCCGAGCCGCCGAAAGCCGAAAAAGGCGACTGATCGGCGTCCTTTTCACCCATGAATTGAAACGTCACAATCGGGCCATTTTCCCGGAACCCGGCCCCGCGCTCGGCGTTATGTCCACACTGCATATCGATCGCATCAGCAAGCCTTCGGAACAGGCAAGACGCCGCCGCGAAACGGCCGGCGCCCTGCAAATGTACCGAATGTCCCGAGGTCAGTTTGAACCGTCTGACCGATGGCCGCGACCCACAGGTATTCGTTCCAAGGGTCATCCCGCCCGACCGAACGAGGGCCCTGCCCCTGTCCCGGGCAAGGCCCGATCATTTTAGCGAGTGATTTCAGTAGCCAAGTAAGGGCGGTCTCCCTCGGGAGGCCGCCTGATTTACGTGCTCACTCCGCCGCCTCGGCATAGGCCTCCATCGGCGGACAGGTACATATCAGGTTGCGGTCGCCATAGGCATTGTCCACCCGGTTGACCGGCGGCCAGTACTTGTCCACCCGGAACGCGCCCGGCGGGAAACAAGCCTGTTCGCGGCTATAGGGCCGGTCCCAGTCCCGCACCAGGTCCTCCATCGTGTGCGGCGCGTGTTTCAGCGGATTGTTCTCGCGGTCCATGTCGCCATCCTCGATGGCGCGGATCTCCTCGCGGATCGCCAGCATCGCATCGCAGAACCGGTCCAGCTCCGCCTTGGTCTCGCTCTCCGTCGGCTCGATCATCAGCGTGCCCGCCACCGGCCAACTCATCGTGGGCGCGTGAAACCCGCAATCCATCAGCCGCTTGGCGATGTCGTCCACCGTCACGCCCGCACTCTCGGCAAAGGGGCGCGTGTCCAGGATGCACTCATGCGCCACCCGGTCGTTGCGCCCGCGATAGAGCACGTCATACGCCCCCTCCAGCCGCTTGGCGATGTAGTTGGCGTTCAATATCGCCACCCGGGTCGCCTGCGTCAGCCCCTCGCCGCCCATCAGAAGCGTATAGGCCCAGCTGATCGGCAGGATCGAGGCCGAGCCGTAAGGCGCCGCCGACACCGGCCCCGGCCCGTCGTCCTGCCCGCGCGGATCGCCCGGCAGGTGCGGCGCAAGGTGCGCCTTCACGCCAATCGGCCCCATGCCCGGCCCGCCCCCGCCATGCGGAATGCAGAAGGTCTTGTGCAGGTTCAGGTGGCTGACATCCCCGCCCAGGTCCCCGGGCCGCGACAGCCCCACCATGGCGTTCAGGTTGGCCCCGTCGATATAGACCTGCCCCCCATGCGCGTGGGTGATCTTGCACACGTCGAGCACGGTCTCCTCGAACACGCCATGCGTGCTGGGATAGGTGATCATGCAGGCCGCCAGGCTGTCGGCATTGGCCTCCGCCTTGGCGCGGAAATCGTCCAGGTCGATATCGCCGTTGCTGTCGGATTTCACCGGCACCACCTTCCAGCCCACCATCTGCGCGCTCGCGGGGTTGGTGCCATGCGCGCTCGTGGGAATCAGGCAGACATTGCGGTGCCCCTCGCCATTGGCCGCGTGATAGGCCGCGATCGTCAACAGCCCCGCATACTCCCCCTGCGCGCCCGAATTGGGCTGCATCGACATCGCGTCATAGCCGGTGATCTCGCACAGCCTTGCACTCAGGTCGTCGATCAGCTTTCCATAGCCTTCGGCCTGGTTCTTGGGGCAGAACGGGTGCAGCCGGGCGAACTCGCGCCAGCTGATCGGCATCATCTCGGCCGCCGCGTTCAGCTTCATCGTGCACGACCCCAGCGGAATCATCGCCCGGTCCAGCGCCAGGTCCCGGTCCGCCAGCCGCCGCATGTAGCGCATCATCTCGGTCTCGGCCCGGTTCATGTGAAAGATCGGATGCTCCAGGTAGCCGCTCTGCCGGTGCATCTTTTCCGGCACACGGTACTCGGGCGTGAAATCCTCGTCCGCCTTCGCGATCCCGAAGGCGCGCCAGACCGCCTCGATATTCTTGGGCCGGGTCGCCTCGTCCAGCGTGATGCCGACACGGGTGTCGCCCACCCGGCGCAGGTTGATCCCCTCGTCGACGGCCGATTTCATCACCGCCGCCTGCAACGGACCCACATCGACCGTGATCGTGTCGAAATAGGCCTTCGGATCCACCTTGAACCCCGCCGCCTCCAGCCCCTTGGCCAGCCGCACGGTCTTGCGATGGATGCGCTGCGCGATGGCCTGCAAGCCCTTGGGGCCGTGAAACACCGCATACATCGACGCCATGACGGCCAAAAGCGCCTGCGCGGTACAGACATTCGAGGTGGCCTTCTCGCGCCGGATATGCTGCTCGCGCGTCTGCAACGACAGACGGTAGGCCCGGTTGCCATGGGCATCCACCGACACGCCCACGATCCGCCCCGGCATCGCGCGCTTATAGGCATCCCGGCATGCCATGTAGGCCGCGTGCGGCCCGCCATAGCCCATCGGAACCCCGAACCGCTGGACCGAGCCCACGGCGATATCCGCCCCCATCGCGCCGGGCTCTTTCAACAGCGTCAGCGCCAGCGGGTCCGCCGACACGATCCCGACCGCGTTCTCGGCATGCAACGCCTCCATCTGGGCCGTGAAGTCCCGCACATGCCCATAGGTCCCGGGATACTGGAAGAGCGCGCCGAAAACCTTGTCCGCCTCCAGCTTCTCCGGGTCGCCCACGATCACCTCGATCCCCAGCGGTTTGGCACGGGTCTGCACCACCGCGATATTCTGCGGGTGACAATCGCGGTCGACGAAGAACGCCCTGGCCTTCGACTTGGCCACCCGCTGCGCCGTGGTCATCGCCTCGGCACAGGCCGTCGCCTCGTCCAGCAGGGACGCATTCGCCACCTCCAGCCCCGTCAGGTCGCAGATCATGGTCTGGAAGTTCAACAGCGCCTCCAGCCGCCCCTGGCTGATCTCGGGCTGGTACGGCGTATAGGCGGTATACCACGCCGGGTTCTCCAGAATATTGCGCTGGATCGCCGGCGGCGTGACCGTGCCGTGATAGCCCTGCCCGATCAGGCTCACCAGTACCTTGTTCTGCCCCGCCACCATGCGCATCTCGTGCATCAGCTCGCGCTCGGACTTGGGCTTGCCGAAATCCAGTTTCCCGGCCTGCCGGATCGACTTGGGCACGGTCTCGTCGATCAGCTGGTCGAGGTCCTCGACTCCCAGCGCGGCATACATCTCGGCCATCTCCTCGGGCGACGGCCCGATATGGCGCCGGTTGGCGAAATCGTAGGGCAGGTAGTCTGTGGGTTCGAACGGCATGACAATCGCTCCTTGGTGTCAGACAAGAGACGGGACCGGGGCGACGCGCGCCGCCCCTGCTTCCTCTGGCCAAAAATATCCCCGCCGGAGGCACAAAAATCTTCACAAGATTTTTGCCAAAATTTTCCCAAAATTTTGCGCCCGGCGGCGTGGATCAGTCGATGAAATCCTTGTAGGCGGCTTCATCCATGTAGTCGTCCATCGGCGAGGTGTCCGACGGCTTGATCTTGAAGAACCAGCCGTCGCCCTCGGGGTCCTCGTTGACCTTGCTGGGGCTGTCGGCCAGCACCTCGTTGACCTCCACGATCTCGCCATCCAGCGGCGCCAGGATGTCCGAGGCCGCCTTGACGCTCTCGATCACCACGATCTCGTCGTCCTTGGTCACCTCCGCACCCACCTCGGGCAGTTCCACGAAAACGATATCGCCCAGTTGCTCGGCGGCGTGGCTGGTGATGCCGACCGTGACGATGTCCCCGTCCTGGTCCAGCCACTCGTGTTCTTCGGTGTATTTCATGCAAGTCTCCTGATGTTCAGCGTTTGAAATTTGCGGGCGTGAACGGCATCTCCGCCACCCGGACGGGCAGGCGCTTGCCGCGCACCTCGCCATAAAGCGTCGTTCCGGCCGAGGCGTGGCTCGCCGCGACATATCCCATCGACATCGGCGCCTCTATGCTGGGTCCGTAGGCGCCCGAGGTCACCTGCCCCACCGCCTCGCCCCCGGTCTCGCTGCCGAAAACCTGCGTGCCGGCCCGCATCGGCGCGCGCCCCTCGGGGCGCAGCCCCACGCGGCACCGCGCCACGCCGTTCTCCAGCTGGTCCAGGATCACCTCCTCGCCGGGAAATCCGCCTTCGCGCTCTCCGCCCCGGCGGCGCGCCTTCTGGATGGCCCAGCTCAGCCCCGCCTCCACCGGCGTCGTCTCCGCGTCGATATCCTGACCGTAAAGGCACAGCCCCGCCTCCAGCCGCAGACTGTCGCGCGCGCCCAGGCCCACAGGCTCCACCGCCTCGTGCAGCAAAAGCGCCCGCGCCAGCGGTTCGGCCTGCGCCTCGGGCACCGAAATCTCAAAGCCGTCCTCGCCGGTATAACCAGAGCGCGACACCCACAACTCCCCGTAATCCGAGGTGAAAATGCCGGTATCCAGGAATTTCATGATCTCGCAGCCCGCGGCGATGGGCGCCAGCGCATCGACGGCCTTCGGCCCCTGCAACGCAATCAGCGCACGGTCCGTCACCTCGACCACCTCGCAATCGGGCAAACCCTCGCGCATCCACGCGATGTCATCCGCCTTGCAGGCCGCGTTCACCACCACCAACAGGTGATCGCCCCGGTTGGTCAGCATCAGGTCGTCGCGAATGCCGCCCGCCTCATTGGTAAAGAAACCGTAGCGCTGCCGCTTCTCGCCCAGCCCCATCAGGCTCACCGGCACCAGCCGCTCCATCGCCTGCGCCGCGCCGCCATAGCCCGCCTCGTGGCGGACCAGAACCTGACCCATGTGGCTCACGTCAAAGAGCCCCGCCTTGTCCCGCGTATGCAGGTGCTCGCCCATCACGCCCAGCCCGTATTGCAGCGGCATCTCGTAGCCCGCGAACCCGGTCATCTTCGCGCCCAGCGCCTTGTGCAGGCCCGTCAGCGGCGTCTCGCGCAGATCACTCATCGGCTCTCCTTCGCATCTCGCACCGGGCGCATCTGGCTAGGCAACCGGCATCCGTTCCGCGCACCCTCGTGTCGCGTCCGATGCCCCCTCTGTCCTTTCGCCTGAGATCGCTATCCCTTCGGCGCCGCAGGATTTTCCCGCGGTCTCTCCAGAGTCGTCCATCGGCCGGTCCTTGCGCCTGAGAGTTTCCGGGGCGGTTGCTCCTTCGGCACCGGCAACGCCGGTTCTCCCGTTCCGATACTCAACGAGCGTAGTGACCGCTCCGGACCTCTGCAAGCAGAATGACGGACCAGGATCACAGTTCGGTCGTCCGCCTTGACCTTTGCCCCCGCACCTGTTGACATCAAGGCGCGAACAGAAAGGCGGTTTCCACGTGCAACCCGGATTCTTCTTCGGCTATGGCAGCCTGGTGAATCGCGGCACCCATGCTTACGAAGATGCCCACCCGGCCCAGCTTTCGGGCTGGCGTCGCGCCTGGCGCAAGACGACCCTGCGCGAGGTGGCGTATCTCACGGCCGTGCCCGACACCACCGCCCAGATCGACGGCCTCGTCGCCGGCGTGCCCGGCGCCGACTGGGCCGCGCTCGACGCGCGCGAACGCGCCTACATGCGCGTGCCGGCCCGCCACCAGGTCCGCACCCACTTGCCCGAAGACGCCGACCTGGTGGTCTTCGCCATCGAGGACGGCCAACACCAGAACCCCGACGCGGTCAGCCCGGTGCTGCTCAGCTATATCGATGTGGTGGTCCAGGGCTACCTGCATGTCTTCGGCGAAGACGGCGTAGAGCGCTTCTTCGACACGACAACCGGCTGGGACGCCCCCATCCTCGACGACCGCCGCCGCCCGCTCTACCCGCGCCACCAAAAGCTCAAGCGAAAGGAAACCGCGCTGGTGAACGACATGCTCGACCGTGTCGGCGCAAAGGTTCAGCCTGTCTCGACCTTCAGCCCGTTGCGGGACTGATCCGCACCTCGCGCGCACGCCGGCATTGCCTCGCCGGGCACGACGGCGCCCGTCCGAGAACCGCCGCCGACGCAAAGGGCGATACCGTCAGACGCGATCCCGCGCCGACCTCGCCAGAAGTGCAAATAACAGAACGGTAACGATCAGAAGTCCGATCAGTACGATGGCGCTAGACATGTCTCGATCCCAGGCAAGCGGTAGTGGCAGAACTCTCTCATGAGGTGGAATCAGGCAAGTCGACAAGCCCGCGCTCGCATAGCCACGTCGGTGTGTTGCTCAAATACGCGGCCCATCGGCAAAGAAGCACCGATCGGGCGCCAGGGTGCCTCGTTTTTTAGCCAGAATGCGGGTCCGGGCCGGGTCCGGCGCCGGGCTGATTGAACATTCCAACCGATTAACGGGGTGGAAAGGAACGCTGTGTAAGACCAGAGCCTGTCGGAAAAGGACTGGAGTTCGATCAGTGCGCCTGCGTGTCGTGATGTTTCTCGTGATTGCGCCGCTCTTTGCAGCGGTCGGATACCTGACATCGGTCGAGGTGGCCCAGAAACGTGCCGATGCCGGTCAGGCCGAAACCTCCCGCATCCTGGCGCATGAAAGCGCGATCGTGGGCGCGCTCGTGCACGAATTGCAAAAGGAACGCGGCTTTTCCGCCGGCCTCATCGCCTCCCGCGGCGCGAATTTCAGGTCCGACCTGGCGCGACAGCGCACCGACTCCGACGCGGCCATCGCCGCCTTCGCGGCAGAGGTGTCTGCCTTGCGCCGCGCACGCCCCCCCGAAATCGCCAGTGTCAACACGCGGCTGGACCAACTCGAAGACATGCGCAAGCAGGTGGATGCCTTCGGTCTTGCCGTGCCCGACATGGCCGCGTTCTACACCGAGACGATCACCCACCTGCTCGAGCTCGAACGCCCTGTGGCCGCCAGGACGACCCGGGGCGAAACCAACGCCCTGCTGGAGGCGCGCACCCTTCTCAGCGCGGCGAAAGAGGCCGCGGGGCTCGAACGCGCGATGGGCGCGACCGGCCTTGGCAGCGGCTTCAGACCGGCTGTCTTCAATCGGTACCTGCGCCTGAACGGCGCACAGGAGGCGCTTCTGACCGAAGCCGCCGGCACGCTCGAAGACCCGGAATGGCTGGCCCGGATCAGGGCGTCCGACGCATCCGCAACCATCCGATCCGCGCGCGACCGTATCCTCGCCGGGACTCGAACCCGCAATTTCGATGGTCTGACGGCGCCAGAATGGTTCGCGATTTCAACAGCCTGGATCGACCTGCTGCGCGCCGAGGAACTGAAGCTTTTCGAGGCCGTACGCGTCAAATCGGCCGAGATCGAAGCGACGGCCGATACCACGCTCAAGCGGTTTGCGATCTTCGGATCGGTCCT belongs to Roseovarius sp. THAF27 and includes:
- the gcvP gene encoding aminomethyl-transferring glycine dehydrogenase: MPFEPTDYLPYDFANRRHIGPSPEEMAEMYAALGVEDLDQLIDETVPKSIRQAGKLDFGKPKSERELMHEMRMVAGQNKVLVSLIGQGYHGTVTPPAIQRNILENPAWYTAYTPYQPEISQGRLEALLNFQTMICDLTGLEVANASLLDEATACAEAMTTAQRVAKSKARAFFVDRDCHPQNIAVVQTRAKPLGIEVIVGDPEKLEADKVFGALFQYPGTYGHVRDFTAQMEALHAENAVGIVSADPLALTLLKEPGAMGADIAVGSVQRFGVPMGYGGPHAAYMACRDAYKRAMPGRIVGVSVDAHGNRAYRLSLQTREQHIRREKATSNVCTAQALLAVMASMYAVFHGPKGLQAIAQRIHRKTVRLAKGLEAAGFKVDPKAYFDTITVDVGPLQAAVMKSAVDEGINLRRVGDTRVGITLDEATRPKNIEAVWRAFGIAKADEDFTPEYRVPEKMHRQSGYLEHPIFHMNRAETEMMRYMRRLADRDLALDRAMIPLGSCTMKLNAAAEMMPISWREFARLHPFCPKNQAEGYGKLIDDLSARLCEITGYDAMSMQPNSGAQGEYAGLLTIAAYHAANGEGHRNVCLIPTSAHGTNPASAQMVGWKVVPVKSDSNGDIDLDDFRAKAEANADSLAACMITYPSTHGVFEETVLDVCKITHAHGGQVYIDGANLNAMVGLSRPGDLGGDVSHLNLHKTFCIPHGGGGPGMGPIGVKAHLAPHLPGDPRGQDDGPGPVSAAPYGSASILPISWAYTLLMGGEGLTQATRVAILNANYIAKRLEGAYDVLYRGRNDRVAHECILDTRPFAESAGVTVDDIAKRLMDCGFHAPTMSWPVAGTLMIEPTESETKAELDRFCDAMLAIREEIRAIEDGDMDRENNPLKHAPHTMEDLVRDWDRPYSREQACFPPGAFRVDKYWPPVNRVDNAYGDRNLICTCPPMEAYAEAAE
- the gcvH gene encoding glycine cleavage system protein GcvH is translated as MKYTEEHEWLDQDGDIVTVGITSHAAEQLGDIVFVELPEVGAEVTKDDEIVVIESVKAASDILAPLDGEIVEVNEVLADSPSKVNEDPEGDGWFFKIKPSDTSPMDDYMDEAAYKDFID
- the gcvT gene encoding glycine cleavage system aminomethyltransferase GcvT produces the protein MSDLRETPLTGLHKALGAKMTGFAGYEMPLQYGLGVMGEHLHTRDKAGLFDVSHMGQVLVRHEAGYGGAAQAMERLVPVSLMGLGEKRQRYGFFTNEAGGIRDDLMLTNRGDHLLVVVNAACKADDIAWMREGLPDCEVVEVTDRALIALQGPKAVDALAPIAAGCEIMKFLDTGIFTSDYGELWVSRSGYTGEDGFEISVPEAQAEPLARALLLHEAVEPVGLGARDSLRLEAGLCLYGQDIDAETTPVEAGLSWAIQKARRRGGEREGGFPGEEVILDQLENGVARCRVGLRPEGRAPMRAGTQVFGSETGGEAVGQVTSGAYGPSIEAPMSMGYVAASHASAGTTLYGEVRGKRLPVRVAEMPFTPANFKR
- a CDS encoding gamma-glutamylcyclotransferase family protein encodes the protein MQPGFFFGYGSLVNRGTHAYEDAHPAQLSGWRRAWRKTTLREVAYLTAVPDTTAQIDGLVAGVPGADWAALDARERAYMRVPARHQVRTHLPEDADLVVFAIEDGQHQNPDAVSPVLLSYIDVVVQGYLHVFGEDGVERFFDTTTGWDAPILDDRRRPLYPRHQKLKRKETALVNDMLDRVGAKVQPVSTFSPLRD